The proteins below are encoded in one region of Oncorhynchus nerka isolate Pitt River linkage group LG15, Oner_Uvic_2.0, whole genome shotgun sequence:
- the LOC115142999 gene encoding myosin heavy chain, fast skeletal muscle-like, translating into MSTDAEMAAFGPAAIYLRKPERERIAAQAAPFDAKSAFFVVEPKEMYLKGVLQSKEGGKATVKTLCNKVLTVKEDDIHPMNPPKYDKIEDMAMMTHLNEATVLYNLKERYAAWMIYTYSGLFCVTVNPYKWLPVYDSVVVNAYRGKKRIEAPPHIFSISDNAYQFMLTDHENQSILITGESGAGKTVNTKRVIQYFATIAVAGGKKEQTAAATSGKIKGSLEDQIIAANPLLEAYGNAKTVRNDNSSRFGKFIRIHFGTTGKLASADIETYLLEKSRVTFQLSAERSYHIFYQLMTGHQPQLLEALLITTNPYDYPIISHGEIAVKSIDDTEEFIATDTAIDILGFTAEEKIGIYKLTGSVMHHGAMKFKQKQREEQAEPDGTEEADKISYLMGLNSADLLKALCYPRVKVGNEMVTKGQTVPQVNNSTMALCKSVYEKMFLWMVVRINEMLDTKQARQFFIGVLDIAGFEIFDYNSLEQLCINFTNEKLQQFFNHHMFVLEQEEYKKEGIEWEFIDFGMDLAACIELIEKPMGIFSILEEECMFPKASDTTFKSKLYDQHIGKTKAFEKPKPGKGKAEAHFALVHYAGTVDYNVTGWLDKNKDPLNDSVVQLYQKSSVKLLAMLYVGAAASQADDAARGGGGKKKKGGSFQTVSALFRENLGKLMTNLRSTHPHFVRCLIPNESKTPGLMENFLVIHQLRCNGVLEGIRICRKGFPSRIQYGDFKQRYKVLNASVIPDGQFIDNKKASEKLLGSIDVDKSQYKFGHTKVFFKAGLLGTLEEMRDEKLVTLVTMTQALCRGYVMRKEFVKMMARREAIYSIQYNIRSFMNVKHWPWMKLYFKIKPLLKSAETEKEMAAMKENFEKMKEDLAKALAKIKGLEEKIVSLLQENNDLQLQIAAEENTLCDTEERCEGLIKSKIQMEAKLKETFERLEDEEELNAELTAKKRKLEDECSELKKDIDDLELTLAKVEKEKHATENKVKNLTEEMSSQDESLIKLTKEKKALQEAHQQVLDDLQAEEDKVNNLTKAKTKLEQQVDDLEGSLEQEKKVRMDLERAKRKLEGDLKLALESLMDLENDKQQSDEKIKKKDFETSQLLSKIEDEQALGAQLQKKIKELQARIEELEEEIEAERAARAKVEKQRSDLSRELEEISERLEEAGGATSVQIEMSKKREAEFQKLRRDLEESTLQHEATAAALRRKQADTVAELGEQIDNLQRVKQKLEKEKSEFKMESDDLSSNMEAIAKAKGNLEKMCRSLEDQLSELKTKNDEHVRQLNDINVQRARLLTENGELGRQMEEKESLVSQLTRAKQTLTQQIEDVKRQIEEEVKAKNALAHGLQSARHDCDLLREQYEEEQEAKAELQRALSKANSEVAQWRSRYEIDAIQRTEELEDAKKKLTQRLQDAQEAVEATNAKCASLEKTKQRLLGEVEDLMIDVERANASAAQLDKKQRNFDKVLTEWKQKYEEGQAELEGSLKEARSLSTELFKMKNSYEECLDHLETLKRENKNLQHEISDLTELVSESGKSIHELDKAKKTVENEKAEIQAALEEAEGTLEHEESKILRIQLELNQIKGEVDRRLAEKDEETEQIKRNSQRMMDSMQSTLDSEIRSRNDAMRVKKKMEGDLNEMEIQLSHANRQAAEAQKQLRNVQGALKDAQLQLDDAIRVADDMKEQVAMVERRNNLMMAEIEELRAALEQTERGRKVAEQELVDASERVGLLHSQNTSLINTKKKLEVDLNQVQGEMEDTVQEARNAEEKAKKAITDAAMMAEELKKEQDTSSHLERMKKNLEVTVKDLQHRLDEAENLAMKGGKKQLQKLEARVRDLESEVDAEQKRGAEAIKGVRKYERRVKELTYQTEEDNKNVSRLQDLVDRLQLKMKAYKRAAEDAEEQSNIHLSRYRKVQHELEEAQERADISESQVNKLRAKSREIGSKGNVAEE; encoded by the exons ATGAGCACGGACGCAGAGATGGCGGCATTTGGCCCGGCGGCCATCTACCTCCGAAAGCCGGAAAGAGAGAGGATTGCAGCCCAGGCCGCTCCCTTTGATGCCAAATCAGCTTTCTTTGTGGTTGAGCCCAAAGAGATGTACCTCAAAGGGGTTCTCCAGAGTAAAGAGGGTGGAAAAGCCACTGTCAAAACACTGTGTAACAAA GTTCTCACTGTGAAGGAGGATGATATCCACCCCATGAACCCTCCAAAGTACGATAAAATTGAGGACATGGCCATGATGACCCACCTCAATGAGGCCACGGTGTTGTATAACCTCAAAGAGCGTTACGCAGCATGGATGATCTAC ACCTACTCTGGGCTGTTCTGCGTCACTGTGAACCCCTACAAGTGGCTCCCAGTGTACGACTCTGTAGTTGTGAATGCTTACAGAGGCAAAAAGAGAATTGAAGCCCCACCCCACATCTTCTCCATCTCTGATAATGCCTATCAGTTCATGCTCACTG accatgagaaccaGTCAATTCTGATCAC TGGAGAATCTGGTGCAGGAAAGActgtgaacaccaaacgtgtcaTCCAGTACTTTGCGACAATCGCAGTGGCTGGGGGAAAGAAGGAACAAACAGCGGCTGCTACTTCTgggaaaataaag GGGTCGCTAGAGGATCAAATCATTGCAGCCAACCCCCTACTGGAGGCTTATGGTAATGCCAAGACCGTGAGAAATGACAACTCCTCACGCTTT GGTAAGTTCATCAGAATCCATTTTGGAACAACTGGAAAGTTGGCCTCTGCTGATATTGAAACAT ATCTGCTGGAGAAGTCTAGAGTGACATTCCAGCTGTCCGCTGAGAGAAGCTACCACATCTTCTATCAGCTCATGACTGGACACCAGCCACAATTGCTGG AGGCACTTCTGATCACCACCAACCCCTATGACTATCCCATAATCAGTCACGGTGAAATCGCTGTCAAGAGTATTGATGATACAGAAGAGTTCATCGCCACCGAt ACGGCCATTGACATTTTAGGCTTCACTGCTGAGGAGAAGATTGGCATCTACAAGCTGACTGGTTCTGTGATGCATCATGGGGCAATGAAGTTCAAGCAGAAGCAGCGTGAGGAGCAGGCTGAGCCTGATGGCACTGAGG AGGCTGATAAAATCTCCTACCTCATGGGCCTGAACTCCGCTGACTTGCTCAAAGCTCTGTGCTACCCCAGAGTGAAGGTCGGGAATGAGATGGTGACCAAGGGGCAGACTGTACCACAG GTGAACAATTCAACTATGGCCCTCTGTAAATCAGTCTATGAGAAAATGTTCTTGTGGATGGTCGTCCGTATCAATGAGATGTTAGACACAAAGCAGGCCAGACAATTCTTCATTGGTGTGCTGGACATCGCTGGATTTGAAATCTTTGAT TACAACAGCTTGGAGCAactttgcatcaacttcaccaATGAGAAACTACAACAGTTCTTCAACCACCACATGTTTGTACTGGAGCAAGAAGAGTACAAGAAAGAGGGAATTGAATGGGAGTTCATTGACTTTGGGATGGACTTGGCTGCCTGCATTGAGCTTATTGAGAAG CCAATGGGCATCTTCTCCATCCTTGAAGAGGAGTGCATGTTCCCCAAGGCTTCAGACACTACCTTCAAGAGCAAGCTGTATGACCAGCATATTGGTAAAACCAAAGCGTTTGAGAAGCCTAAACCTGGGAAAGGCAAGGCTGAGGCCCACTTTGCCCTGGTGCACTATGCCGGTACTGTGGACTACAATGTCACAGGCTGGCTGGACAAGAACAAGGACCCCTTGAATGACTCCGTTGTGCAACTGTACCAGAAGTCCTCAGTCAAACTGTTGGCTATGCTGTATGTAGGAGCAGCAGCTTCACAAGCAGACG ATGCAGcacgaggaggaggaggcaagAAGAAGAAGGGTGGTTCCTTCCAGACTGTGTCTGCTCTGTTCAGG GAGAATTTGGGCAAGCTGATGACCAACTTGAGGAGTACCCATCCTCACTTTGTGCGCTGTTTGATTCCCAATGAATCAAAGACACCAG GTCTGATGGAGAACTTCCTGGTCATCCACCAGCTgaggtgtaatggtgtactggAAGGCATCAGAATCTGCAGAAAGGGCTTCCCCAGCAGAATCCAATATGGTGACTTCAAGCAGAG ATACAAAGTATTGAATGCAAGTGTCATCCCTGATGGACAATTTATTGACAACAAGAAGGCTTCAGAGAAGCTCCTGGGATCAATAGATGTGGACAAGAGTCAGTACAAGTTTGGGCACACCAAG GTGTTCTTCAAAGCTGGTCTGTTGGGTACTCTGGAGGAGATGCGAGATGAGAAACTGGTTACTCTGGTGACCATGACTCAGGCCCTGTGCAGAGGTTACGTCATGAGGAAAGAGTTTGTCAAGATGATGGCGAGACG AGAAGCAATTTACTCCATCCAATACAACATCCGCTCATTTATGAACGTGAAACACTGGCCATGGATGAAGCTGTACTTCAAGATCAAGCCTCTTTTAAAATCAGCAGAAACTGAAAAAGAGATGGCTGCAATGAAGGAAAACTTTGAGAAAATGAAGGAGGATCTGGCCAAGGCGTTGGCCAAGATAAAAGGGCTTGAGGAGAAGATAGTTTCTCTGTTGCAGGAAAATAATGATCTGCAGCTACAGATAGCAGCG GAAGAGAATACTCTCTGTGATACTGAGGAAAGATGTGAGGGACTCATCAAGAGTAAGATCCAGATGGAAGCCAAACTCAAAGAGACATTTGAGCggctggaggatgaggaggagctCAATGCTGAACTGACTGCCAAGAAAAGGAAACTGGAGGACGAGTGCTCTGAACTAAAGAAAGACATTGATGACTTGGAGCTCACCTTGGCCAAAGTGGAAAAGGAGAAACATGCCACTGAAAATAAG GTTAAAAACCTGACAGAGGAGATGTCTTCTCAAGATGAGAGCCTTATCAAGTTGACGAAGGAGAAGAAAGCCCTCCAAGAGGCGCACCAGCAAGTCCTTGATGATCTCCAGGCTGAGGAAGACAAAGTCAACAATCTGACCAAAGCCAAGACCAAGCTTGAACAGCAAGTTGATGAT TTGGAGGGTTCCCTTGAGCAAGAAAAGAAGGTCCGCATGGACCTTGAGAGAGCCAAGAGGAAGCTTGAAGGAGATCTGAAACTGGCCCTGGAGTCCTTGATGGACCTGGAGAATGACAAGCAGCAGTCTGATGAGAAGATCAAGAA GAAGGACTTTGAGACAAGCCAACTTCTCAGCAAAATTGAAGATGAACAGGCATTGGGTGCTCAGCTTCAGAAGAAAATCAAAGAACTCCAG GCCCGTATTGAAGAGCTGGAAGAGGAGATTGAGGCTGAACGTGCTGCACGGGCGAAGGTTGAGAAGCAGAGGTCTGATCTCTCCAGGGAACTTGAGGAGATCAGTGAAAGGCTTGAAGAAGCTGGAGGTGCAACATCTGTCCAGATTGAGATGAGCAAGAAGCGTGAGGCTGAGTTCCAGAAGCTGCGTCGTGATCTTGAAGAGTCCACCCTGCAGCATGAGGCCACGGCTGCTGCACTCCGTAGGAAGCAGGCCGACACTGTGGCAGAACTGGGAGAACAAATAGACAACCTCCAGCGTGTCAAGCAGAagctggagaaggagaagagtgAATTCAAAATGGAGAGTGACGACCTCTCCAGCAACATGGAAGCTATCGCTAAGGCAAAG GGTAATCTAGAGAAAATGTGCCGAAGCCTTGAGGATCAACTGAGTGAATTGAAGACAAAGAATGATGAGCATGTCCGCCAACTTAATGACATAAATGTTCAGAGAGCAAGGCTTCTGACTGAGAATG GTGAACTTGGTCGTCAGATGGAGGAGAAAGAATCTCTTGTTTCCCAGTTGACCAGGGCCAAGCAGACTTTAACACAGCAGATTGAGGATGTCAAAAGGCAGATTGAAGAGGAAGTGAAG GCCAAAAATGCCCTAGCCCATGGTCTGCAGTCAGCCCGCCATGACTGTGATCTGCTTCGGGAGCAGtatgaggaggagcaggaggccaAGGCTGAACTGCAGCGGGCATTGTCCAAGGCCAACAGTGAGGTGGCTCAGTGGAGATCCAGATATGAAATTGATGCCATTCAGCGCACTGAGGAGCTTGAGGATGCCAA GAAAAAGCTTACCCAGCGTCTACAAGATGCACAGGAGGCTGTTGAAGCAACAAACGCCAAGTGTGCTTCTCTGGAGAAGACCAAGCAGAGACTCCTGGGTGAAGTGGAGGATCTCATGATTGATGTGGAGCGAGCTAATGCTTCAGCTGCCCAGCTTGACAAGAAGCAGAGGAACTTTGACAAG GTTCTGACCGAGTGGAAGCAGAAGTATGAGGAGGGCCAAGCAGAGCTAGAGGGGTCTCTGAAAGAGGCCCGCTCTCTCAGCACCGAGCTGTTCAAGATGAAGAACTCCTATGAAGAATGTTTGGACCACCTGGAGACACTGAAGAGGGAGAACAAGAACCTGCAAC ATGAGATCTCTGACCTGACGGAACTGGTCAGTGAGTCTGGAAAGAGCATCCATGAGCTGGATAAGGCAAAGAAGACAGTGGAGAATGAGAAGGCAGAAATCCAGGCTGCGCTAGAGGAAGCAGAG GGCACACTGGAACATGAGGAATCCAAGATTCTTCGTATACAGCTGGAGCTCAACCAGATCAAAGGTGAAGTTGACAGGAGGCTGGCAGAGAAGGATGAGGAGACAGAGCAAATCAAGAGGAACAGCCAGAGGATGATGGACTCCATGCAGAGCACTCTGGACTCTGAGATCAGGAGCAGGAATGATGCCATGAGAGTCaagaagaagatggagggagacctCAATGAGATGGAGATTCAGCTGAGCCATGCCAACCGCCAGGCTGCTGAAGCCCAGAAACAGCTGAGGAACGTCCAGGGAGCACTCAAG GATGCCCAACTGCAACTTGATGACGCCATCCGCGTCGCAGATGACATGAAGGAACAAGTAGCCATGGTGGAGCGCAGGAATAACCTGATGATGGCTGAGATTGAAGAACTAAGGGCTGCCctggagcagacagagagaggccgcAAAGTGGCCGAACAGGAGCTGGTTGATGCCAGTGAGCGTGTTGGACTGCTGCACTCTCAG AATACCAGCCTCATCAATACTAAGAAGAAGCTGGAGGTTGACCTTAATCAGGTCCAAGGTGAAATGGAAGACACTGTCCAGGAGGCAAGAAACGCAGAAGAGAAGGCCAAGAAGGCTATTACTGAT GCTGCCATGATGGCAGAGGAGCTGAAGAAGGAGCAGGACACCAGCTCTCACCTGGAGAGGATGAAGAAGAACCTGGAGGTCACAGTGAAGGACCTGCAGCACCGTCTGGATGAGGCTGAGAATCTGGCCATGAAGGGCGGAAAGAAGCAACTCCAGAAACTGGAGGCTAGG GTCCGTGACCTGGAGAGTGAAGTTGATGCTGAACAGAAACGTGGAGCTGAAGCTATTAAAGGTGTTCGTAAATATGAGAGGAGAGTCAAGGAGCtcacctaccag ACCGAAGAGGACAATAAAAATGTGAGCAGGCTGCAAGATCTGGTGGACAGGCTTCAGTTAAAAATGAAGGCCTACAAGAGAGCGGCTGAGGATGCT GAGGAGCAGTCCAACATTCACCTGTCCAGGTACAGGAAGGTGCAGCATGAGCTGGAGGAAGCTCAGGAGCGTGCCGACATCTCTGAGTCCCAGGTCAACAAGTTGAGAGCCAAGAGCCGTGAAATTGGTAGCAAG GGGAATGTGGCTGAAGAGTGA